The genomic region CCTCCCCGTTTGGTGATACCCTGCCGGGCTCGTGGTACATGGCGCAGGGGTGGATCCCCTATGTCGTGGAGAACGGTTTGATGACCGGTGCGAAGGACGACGACGGCGTAGCGCGCAACTTTTATCCTGATGATTATCTGACACGTGGCCAGGTCGCCACAATTCTCTACCGTGCCGCAAATCCGAACTCGACGGACACGACTGACCCCGCCGCCTATGCCCAGTACTCGGGCTTCCCCGACACCGGGGAGTACCTCTACTACAACGCGGCCATCTCCTGGTGCGCCGAACAGGGCATTGTGACCGGTTACAACGGCAACGACGGAAATGCCGGCAAGTTCCTGGCCGACCGACCTATCACGCGCGAAGAGCTCGCCACGATGGTCTGGCGTTTTGCCGAGAAATGGGCGGGCGTCGACGTCTCCAACCCGGACCCCACCAACTTTAACAAGTTCACCGACAAGGAAGAAATGTGGGCGTATGGCATAGACGCCATCAGGTGGTGCGCGTCCGAGGGCATCATCACGGGTGACGACCTTACCAAGCGGATGCTGCCAAACGAGTCGGCGACGCGCGCCCAGGCCGCCAAGGTAATCACCGTTCTTCACCGCGACGTGCTCGGCGCATAAAACCCTTTCGGGCCGGCCGGGATGCTCTGCTTGAATCCCGGCCGGCCCTTGCGTGCTGCGGGTTTGTGTCCGCTTACAGGCACGCCTTCTCGACGATCCTCACCAGCATGCGGATGCCCTGCAGGTAGCCACGCTTCGTGACGCGCTCGTCGGTGCCGTGCACGCCGCGATGCTGCTCGTCGGCGTCGACGACCATGGGGCCGAGGCGCAGGCACGCGTCGCAGATGCCCTCGTACATGTGCGCGTCCGTGCCGCCCGTCGCCAGCGCCGGCACGCAGCTGAGGCCGGAGCCCGTCGAGGGATCGTGCAGGAAGTGCGCCACGGCCTCCGAGACGACCTGCATGCCCAGACCCTCGGTCGCGCCCGTCCCCGCGTCGGCGGGCGTGGGCTCGCTCGGCGTCTGGTACATGTCGAGCTCGACGCCCAGATCGGCCGTGAGCTCGCGGCAGCGTTCCATAACGTCGGCGCTCGTCACGTAGGGGTCGAGTCGGAAGTTGATGACGGCCCACATGTCCTGCGGCATGACGTTGGAGCCCTTCGAGCCTCCTTCGATCATGTCGGGCGCGATTGTCGTCGTCACGAGCGGGTAGAGCGCGCGACGCTGGGCGCATTCGGCGGCAAGGTGGCTGGCGTTGAGGGACACGGCCTCGGCCGCAGACAACCCCTCAGCGCTCACGAGGCTCGCAAACGGCTCCTCAGTGATGCGCGGCGCTAGCGCGGAAAACGTTGCCTGCGCCGGCGGGGAGAGGCGCAGCGGGTAGGGGTTGTTGACGATGCGCGAGATGGCGCGTGCCAGCGTGGCCAGCGACGTGCCGCCGAACGGGTTGGACGAGTGGCCGCCGGCGCTGCGCACGGTGATGCGCACGTCGCAGTAGCCCTTCTCCCCGAGCTCAACGAGCTTGAACGGCACGCCGGGCGCCCCGTAGTTGGCACCGTCCGCTATGGCATAGTCGCCCTCGTCCACGAGAAACTCTAGCCGCACGCCGCGCTCGGCCAGCACCTTTGCGATGGCGCGCGAACCCTGCTGCAAGCACTCCTCGTCCTCGCCGAACGCAAGGATGAGCGTTCGCTTGAGCTGACGACCTTCTGCTTCGAGCTGCGCGAGCAGGTACTCGACGGCCTCAAGCTCGCCGATGAGCATCTCCTTAATGTCCATGGCGCCGCGGCCCCAGATGAACTCGTCGTCCACGTGACCCGAGAACGCGTCGTGTGTCCAGTCCGCCTCTGTGCCGGGGACGACGGGCACGACGTCCTGGTGCGCCATGAGCTGAACGGGGCGCAGAGAGGGGTCGGTGCCGGGAATCGTGATGAGCAGGCTGTGGCCGATCTCCTCGTACGTGCCGGCAGCCATGACGTGCGGGTAGCTTGCGCGGATGAGATCGTGGAGCTTGTCGAGCTCGCCGTAGTCGATCTCGCTGACGTCGACAGAGCTAACCGTGCGGCACTGCAGCGCGCGGGAGAGGTGCTCGATGGCGGCGTCGGCGGGCAGGCCTGGGTAGTCCTGCTCGTTGGCGAGGTAGCGATAGACGTCGGTGCCCTGGCCGGGTTGGGCGCTTGTGCTCATGGGTGGGAACCTCCTTGGGGTCGAAAACGCCCACATAATACTTGGCGCAAATATCCGTGACGTGAACAGGGCAGGCTTGTTGACGAGCTCCCTTGGAACGGCGGGCCCGCCGCGGCCGTGAGGCGATCCGTCGCGCTGCTCCTATCCGGCGGGGTGGATGCTTTGTAAAGGGGGATAATGAACGAGAAGCGCGCGTCTTGGTAGGTGAGGGGGCTGGAGATGTGGTCGAGAAAGCGCCATTCAACGGTGTTCGCGCTTGCCGCGGGCGTCGTTTTGTCGTCGTGCATCCTTGTACCGACCGCGCTGGCAGCTGAGGCGCTCGATGCGGATGCCTCTCTCGCCGTCGCACAAGAGGACGCTGCTGTTCCGGACGGTCCTTTGGCCACTTCGACTCCTGATGCCGAGCCTGCCGAGGTTCTGGCTCCCGAGGCTGGGCAGACGCCTGTTTCTCCGGCCGAACTATTGCCTGCTGTTTCCGATGAGCCGTCCGACGCTGCTGCGGAGGCTGCTGACGCCCAGCCCGAAACGCCCCCGCTAGATGACGCGGCGGCTTCCCTTCCTTCAGGCGGAGACCTGCCTGCCAAGACGGAGCACGACCCTGTGGTCGAAGGATCCGCAGACGGTACGCTCGATGCCGATGCCGATGCCGATGCCGATGCCGATGCCGATGCCGATAGCCCTACTGTGCCTGACCTTGCGGCTGATCGTCCCGCAGGCGATGTCGCTGCTGGCGACGCCGAGGCTGACCCTGCCATGTCGGATCAGCCTCCTTCGGCTGAGGCCGACGCAACGTTGGATGATTCACGCGATCCCGTCGCGGACCCTTCGGATGCGATTGTTCCCGCCGATTCTGCGGCTAATGACGGGGGCGCCGCGCTTCCTGGCAACGATCTCGTGCGCTTAGACAGCCAGGCACCCGGCGCCGAGGGAGCCCCTGGGGACTCTGCCGTCCTCTCTCCGTCCGAGGCCGATGGCGCAGCTATTTCCGGATGGCTCACCGATGACGCCACGGGCCAGACGTTCTACTACGAGCCCGATGGGGAGCGAGCTGTTGGCGAGCGCTCCATCGATGGCTTCTGGTACTACTTCGACCCCGTAGGGGACCGCGCGATGGCGACAGGGTTTGTTCGCCAGCCCATATCTACAGGCTCCGGATCTTTCAAGACGGTGTACTACGACAAGGATGGCAAGCGGGTCACCGGGCTGGCTGAGATTGACGGCCGGACGTACTATTTCGACCCCTCCACGGGTGCGATGACAACGGGCTTCGCCGTTCTCGACACGGCTCAGAAGGCCGTGGACTCCGGGACGTTCTTCTTCGATCTCGACTCGGGGCAGATGCTGACGGGCGAGCAGCGGCTTCACGGCGGACAGCGCTGCTTTGATGATGACACCGGAGCCATGGCTACCGGATTCATGTCTGACGGAGGCTCAACATCCGGCAAAACCGTCTATTACGACGGCTTCGATGGCGCCATGGTGACGGGCGAGCGGCTCATCGACGGCGGGTGGTACTACTTCGACACCTACGACGGCCATATGGCTCGCGGCTGGACGTATCTGAGCGCTTTTCCCAAGTGGGTCTACTACGGCGCCGACGGCAAGATGCGCTATGGCGAGCAGTGGATCGATGGCGATCGGTATTGGCTTGACCCGCGCGATGGTTCTTCCAACTATGCGCAGGTGCTTCGCTGGCGGCTCAACCACGCGACGAGCTCGGGAGGGCTCTCCCTGTTTGGCGGCGCCCATGCGTCCTCGGATTCCATGACGCAGCTCGCCCGAGCGGTTGGCTCGTTTACGGGCCAGGGGCTTTCGGTGGGTTTCGTGATGATGGACCTGGCCACGGGCCAGGGCGTTTCGTCCAATGCTGACCAGACGTTCTACTCGGCGAGCACAGTGAAGGCTCCCTACGTCGCGAGCCTGTACGAGAACGCGTTCCATGATGATGCCTCTGCGGCAGCTGCGTGGTATCAGACACTGAGTGATGCGTGCGTCTGGTCTGACAATGACGCTTACTATGCGCTGCGCAACGCGTTCGGATCCGCCCCGTTCGCGCAGTGGCTTGGCGACAACGGCGTCGACCCCAACAAGGCGGCGACCAACTACACGTGGTTTACCCCTCGTGAGCTTGGCAAGCTTTGGGTGCGCATGTTCGACTATTTCGGCACGGCAGGGGACGCCGGCCATCAGATGTCGGGGCTGTTCTCCCATGGCTACTATTCCAGCATCTACTACGAGCTCGGCGATCAGTACACCGTTCGCTCGAAGCCTGGTTGGTACCCCTACGACCCGGGATATACTGCCACGAACGACGCCGGCATTGTGTATGCGGGGGACCGCCCGTACCTGGTGGCCGTGATGTCCGATGCGCCGGTGCGCCTTGACCTCACGCAGGCGCTCGTGCGCGCCCTCGAAAACGTGCACGCCAGCATGGTCGGTTAAGCCGACTGGCGGGGAACGGTGTGCGGGGTGCCTGTCGCGTGGGCCGCGGGCGCCCCCGCGCCCTTCCTTCCCCCTGTGCGCGCACGCGCAAGAAAAGCCCAGCTCACACGACCCATAAAATCTAAGCGTTGAAATGTGAGATTTTTTCTTATCGCAGCGTTAGGCCCCGCCCATGTGGGTACTATTCTCCCCGACAAGATAGCGCCCCGAGCCTCGCGGCCACACCGCGAACAGCCTGGGGACGGCCGGGCGCCTTCAAGGGGGCGCTGCGGTCGGTAGATTTCGACGAGGAGGTCCTACACATGCAGTTGAGGCCACTGGGTGATCGCGTCCTGGTTAAGCCCGACAAGGCGGAGGAGAAGACGGCCTCGGGCCTGTACATCTCCAGCGGTGCGCAGGAGAAGCCGCAGCGCGGCACGGTCGTGGCCGTGGGCGCCGGCAAGCTCGATGACGACGGCGATCGTATCCCCATGGACGTCAAGGTCGGCGACGTCGTCATCTACGGCAAGTACGGCGGCAACGAGGTCAAGGTCGACGGCGAGGACTACCTCCTCATGCGCGACTCTGACATCTACGCCATCGTCGAGGAGTAGCGCGCGCCGGGGCCACGGCCCCTTGCCAAGAACCGCTTCTCCGCTTGCTTGCACTCGTATCTAGGAGGTCACCATACCTATGGCTAAGCAGATTGCTTTCAACGCCGAGGCTCGCGCCAAGCTGGCCAAGGGCGTCAACACCCTGGCTGACGCTGTCACCGTCACGATGGGCCCCAAGGGCCGCTACGTCGCCCTGCAGCGCTCCTACGGCGCCCCGACCATCACGAACGATGGCGTGTCGGTCGCCAAGGAGATCGAGCTCCAGGACAACATCGAGAACATGGGTGCCCAGCTCGTGAAGGAGGTCGCCACCAAGACGAACGACATCGTCGGTGACGGCACCACCACGGCCACGCTGCTCGCCCAGGTCATCGTGAACCAGGGCCTGCGCAACGTCACGGCCGGCGCCAACCCGCTCGCCATCCGTCGCGGCATCGACAAGGCCGTCAACGCCGTCGTCGAGCACATGAAGAAGGAGGCCAAGCCTGTCTCCACAAAGGAGCAGATCGCCTCTGTCGGCACCATTTCCGCCGGCGACGCTACGGTCGGCAACAAGATCGCCGAGGCCATGGAGGTCGTGGGCAAGGACGGCGTCATCACGGTCGAGGAGTCCCAGACGTTCGGCATCGACATCGATGCTGTCGAGGGCATGCAGTTCGACAAGGGCTACATCTCGCCCTACTTCGCGACGGACAACGAGCGCATGGTCGCCGACTTCAAGGATCCCTACATCCTCGTCACCGACCAGAAGGTCAGCAACATCCAGGACATCCTGCCGCTGCTCGAGGGCGTCATGAAGTCCGGCAAGGCGCTGCTCATCATCGCTGAGGACGTCGACGGCGAGGCTCTGGCCACGCTGATCCTCAACAAGCTCCGCGGCACGCTGAACGTCGTTGCCGTCAAGGCCCCCGGCTACGGCGACCGTCGTAAGCGCATGCTCGAGGACATCGCCATCGTGACGGGCGCCGAGCCTGCCATGAGCGACCTGGGCATCAAGCTCGACGCCGTGACGATCGACATGCTCGGTCGCGCCAAGTCCGTCAAGGTCACGAAGGACAACACGACCATCGTTGACGGCGCTGGCGAGAAGGCCAAGATCGACGAGCGCATCGAGCAGATCAAGGGCGAGATCGAGAACACGAAGAGCGACTTCGACCGCGAGAAGCTCCAGGAGCGCATGGCCAAGCTGTCTGGCGGTGTTGCCGTCATCAAGGTCGGTGCTGCTACCGAGTCCGAGATGAAGGAGATCAAGCACCGCATCGAGGACGCGCTGCAGGCCACGCGCGCTGCTGTCGAGGAGGGCATCGTCGCCGGCGGTGGCGTCGCCTTCATGGACGCCCTGCCCGCGCTCGACGAGCTCAAGGTCTGCGATGCCGACGAGAAGATCGGCGTCGAGATCGTGAAGAAGGCCCTGACGGCTCCTGTGGCCACCATCGCCTCCAACGCCGGCTACGAGGGCCAGGTCATCGTCGAGAAGGTCAAGAACATGGAGGCCGGCCACGGTCTGGACTCCGCGTCTGGCCAGTGGGGCGACATGATCGAGATGGGCGTGCTCGACCCGGTCAAGGTCACGCGCACGACGCTGCAGAACGCCGCGTCCATCGCCGGCCTTATCCTCATCACCGAGGCCACGGTCACCGATGTTCCCAAGGACACGACGATCGAGGACGCCATCGCTGCGGCTGCTGCTCAGGGCGGCCAGGGCGGCGGCATGTACTAAGGCATGACGTCTGCTGAGCCCCTTGCGGGTTCGGGACGGCTATATAGCCTGCGGGGCTGACAACGACTCGGCCGGTCCCGCTCTCAGGGCCTCGCGCTGGCGCATGCCGGTGCGGGGCCCTTTTGCGTGCGCAGCTCCTGCTTTCGCACAAGGTTTCCGAGGCAGAAAATCTTCCGCCTGAAAACCCACTGAAACGATATGTGTCAGTCTTGAGGGGAAAGAGGCCTCCTGCCAGAGCTCGAGCAGATTTCAGGTACTTTCAGCACCCGCCGGGTACCATGCCTTTCAGTAAGCAAGAACAAGCCCCGTCTGACACACCTCAAACGCGGACCTGACGGGGCCCTTACCGGAAGGGAGCACATCATGAAGCGCACGAATACCGGCGTCGAAGGCGCCCTGATGACCTCTCGCCGCAAGATGCTTGGCTTTGCCGGCACGTTTGCCGCGGCGGCCCTCTCGCTGGGTCTTGCCGTCGGCGTTCCCGCACTGGCGGCCAATGCCAACTCCTCCGCCAACGATGATGCGGCTGCCACTGCTACGACGGGCGGCACTGGTTCGGCCACGAACACTGACACGGATTCTGTTTCGCTCGCCCAAGACGTCGCAGCCAAGGCAAGCCCGTCGGTCGGCACCGTCACGGCGGCCATCTCGACGCCCGAGACGCAGGGCATGGCCATGGGCAGCTGCGTGCTTATCGATGACCAGGGCAACATCCTGACGAACTACCACGTCATCGAGGGCTCCACGCAGATCCAGGTCAACCTCAACGGTGCGGACTACGATGCGACGGTCGTTGGGTCCGATCCTTCGAGCGACTTGGCTGTTCTCAACATCACGCCCGACGAGAACACGCCGGCGCCCATCGAGGTCGGCTCCTCGTCAAATCTGGCGCTGGGAGAGTGGGTCATGACGATCGGCGCCCCTAAGGGTGAGTCCCAGAGCGTCTCGCAGGGCATCGTCTCCGGCCTGTCGCGCACGGCCTCCTATGAGCTCGGCACGGCGGAGGCCATCTACACCGGCCTCATTCAGACGGATGCCATGATCAACGAGGGCAGTTCGGGCGGTGCGCTCGTCAATGCCGATGGCGCACTCGTGGGCATCACGACGCTGTCTGCAACAACGTCGGGCGACTGGGCCGGCATGTCCTACGCCATCCCGTCTGACTATGCCATGAGCGTCGCGCAGCAGATCATCGAGGACGGTTCCGTCGAGCACCCGTTCGTGGGCGTGACCCTTGGCGATGTGACGCCGTACAACTATCAGGCAACCGGCTCTGACGCGTATTGGGGCGCTTACATTGGAGAAGTCGTGAGCGGCAGCCCTGCTGAGGAGGCTGGCCTCCAGTCGGGTGACATCATCACGGCTATCGACGGCGACGACGTGAGCTCTGCCGATGCCGCTATCATCGCCGTGCGCTCTCACGCGATCGGCGATACGGTGACGTTTACGGTCAATCGCAACGGCAAGAGCGTTGACGTCGACGTGACGCTGGGCTCGGACTCTGAGAGCACGACGGGCTCCGAGAGCGAGGCGGCTGCCGAGGACACCGGTTCGAACGGTGGCGGCTTCTCGTTCTTCGGCGGGAATGACGGCTCTAACGGCGGCTCCAACGGCTCCGGTGGCGACACGTGGGGCTGGGGCTGGGGCGGCAACGGCTCTAACGGCGGCTCGTGGGGCTTCTGGAGCAATCCTGGTTCGGGCTACGGCTCGGGTAGCGGCTATGGCTCGGGGTATGGGTATGACAACGGCTATAGCGAAGGCAGCTATGGCTACGGTTACGGCTACGGAGATAGCGGGCTCCCTGCCTCCGAGCGTACGAGCGCATAACGACTGATCGATAGGCACGCCTGCCCGGCCCGAGCTTCGTGGCCGGGCATCCACATACGTGCACCACTCCTCCTTTGGGGCAGGGCCGCCGCTCGGGTTTTCGACATCCCGACGGTGGCCCTGCCCTTTTCTTGGCTGGTGCTGTCTCCCCGGATGGTTCGAAGGCCTCAAGCGGCACGCCCCGTGCGGGGATAGCCGATTTTTGGCCAGGAATGCCGCCCATGAACATGCCCTCTCCTGAGGTTGTCTCGCGGGATCACATCAGCTTGCACATCGACAATCGCAGGTTCAACATCCAGTAGCAATAACGCCGCATGTCGTAGAGTGTCTTGCCGTCATAGCGGCAGGATGGCGCCTCCCCTCGAACGAGGGACATACACGAGCTCCGCTCCTGTCCACGGATCGACTTCCGGCGCGCAGGTTCGGGCCATAACGGAGCACGTACTGCCCGACGCCCCGCTCTCTGTCGCAAGAAGCCATGTGAGTAGGCTATTCCCCGCCGCACATATTTCTCGCGAGTTTCCGTCGCGCGTCCCCCTCGTTAGCACTTCGCTTCCGCTTGCGTACATCTGCCTGCGGAAACGCTGGTGTAACGTGTCGAGTTCACCCTTCATCTCGATAGGTAAGAGATGGCCGATCTTGCGCCCACAAGGTGCAGGACGCGACGAAAAGGCGAGGTGAGAGAGCATGTCCGAAATCAGTGCCGGCGACACCGCGTTTATCATCATCTGCGCGTTTCTGGTGTTCGTCATGACGCTCGGCATTGCCTTCTTCTACGGAGGAATGGTCCGGCGCAAGAACGTGGGTAACACGATGCTCATGTGCACGAGCGTCGCGGGCCTCATCAGCGTGCTGTGGGTGGCCGTGGGCTACTCCCTGGCGTTTGGTAGCGGCTTCGCGACGACTGATGCTGCGGGCGAGTCGGTTGCCAACCCGATTCTGGGCGGCCTTGATCGCCTGTTTCTTTCGGGCATCACGATCGACACGGCGTGGGGCACGATCCCCGAGTTTGTGTTCGCGCTGTTCCAGTGCATGTTCGCTCTCATCACGATCGCCATCATCTCCGGCGGCATCGTCGAGCGTATGCGCTTCAGCCGCTTCCTCATCTTCATCGCGTGCTGGTTGTTGCTCGTATACGCACCGCTGGCTCACATGGTGTGGGGCGGCGGCTGGATCGCGACGACGCTCGGCGCGTACGACTTTGCCGGCGGCGACGTCGTGCATATCTCCTCGGGTGTCACGGCGCTCGTGCTTGCGCTTGTCATCGGGCCGCGCAAGGGCAACGGCAAGCTGACGTATCAGCCACACAACATCCCGTTTGTGCTGCTGGGCACGCTGTTCCTGTGGTTCGGCTGGTTCGGCTTCAACCCGGGCTCGGCTTTGGCGGCTAACGGTCAGGCTGGCCTGGCATTCGCGACGACGAACACCGCAGCTGCCACGGCGATGCTGGCATGGATGTCCGTCGAGCGCCTGTGCACGGGCAAGGTGACGCTGCTCGGCGCGTGCTCCGGTGCGGTTGCGGGCCTCGTGGCCATTACGCCCGGCGCGGGCTACGTCGATGTGTGGGCGTCGGTCGTCATGGGCGCGATCGTGGGTGTCGTCTGCTACTTCGCGGTATCCAAGCTCAAGAAGCACTTCGGCTACGACGACGCGCTCGACGCGTTCGGCGTGCATGGCATCGGCGGCATGTGCGGCACGGTGCTGACTGGCATCTTCGCGAATCCCGCCAACTACAGCGACCTGACGGGCCTGC from Coriobacteriia bacterium harbors:
- a CDS encoding M20/M25/M40 family metallo-hydrolase, yielding MSTSAQPGQGTDVYRYLANEQDYPGLPADAAIEHLSRALQCRTVSSVDVSEIDYGELDKLHDLIRASYPHVMAAGTYEEIGHSLLITIPGTDPSLRPVQLMAHQDVVPVVPGTEADWTHDAFSGHVDDEFIWGRGAMDIKEMLIGELEAVEYLLAQLEAEGRQLKRTLILAFGEDEECLQQGSRAIAKVLAERGVRLEFLVDEGDYAIADGANYGAPGVPFKLVELGEKGYCDVRITVRSAGGHSSNPFGGTSLATLARAISRIVNNPYPLRLSPPAQATFSALAPRITEEPFASLVSAEGLSAAEAVSLNASHLAAECAQRRALYPLVTTTIAPDMIEGGSKGSNVMPQDMWAVINFRLDPYVTSADVMERCRELTADLGVELDMYQTPSEPTPADAGTGATEGLGMQVVSEAVAHFLHDPSTGSGLSCVPALATGGTDAHMYEGICDACLRLGPMVVDADEQHRGVHGTDERVTKRGYLQGIRMLVRIVEKACL
- a CDS encoding serine hydrolase — translated: MWSRKRHSTVFALAAGVVLSSCILVPTALAAEALDADASLAVAQEDAAVPDGPLATSTPDAEPAEVLAPEAGQTPVSPAELLPAVSDEPSDAAAEAADAQPETPPLDDAAASLPSGGDLPAKTEHDPVVEGSADGTLDADADADADADADADSPTVPDLAADRPAGDVAAGDAEADPAMSDQPPSAEADATLDDSRDPVADPSDAIVPADSAANDGGAALPGNDLVRLDSQAPGAEGAPGDSAVLSPSEADGAAISGWLTDDATGQTFYYEPDGERAVGERSIDGFWYYFDPVGDRAMATGFVRQPISTGSGSFKTVYYDKDGKRVTGLAEIDGRTYYFDPSTGAMTTGFAVLDTAQKAVDSGTFFFDLDSGQMLTGEQRLHGGQRCFDDDTGAMATGFMSDGGSTSGKTVYYDGFDGAMVTGERLIDGGWYYFDTYDGHMARGWTYLSAFPKWVYYGADGKMRYGEQWIDGDRYWLDPRDGSSNYAQVLRWRLNHATSSGGLSLFGGAHASSDSMTQLARAVGSFTGQGLSVGFVMMDLATGQGVSSNADQTFYSASTVKAPYVASLYENAFHDDASAAAAWYQTLSDACVWSDNDAYYALRNAFGSAPFAQWLGDNGVDPNKAATNYTWFTPRELGKLWVRMFDYFGTAGDAGHQMSGLFSHGYYSSIYYELGDQYTVRSKPGWYPYDPGYTATNDAGIVYAGDRPYLVAVMSDAPVRLDLTQALVRALENVHASMVG
- the groES gene encoding co-chaperone GroES, with the protein product MQLRPLGDRVLVKPDKAEEKTASGLYISSGAQEKPQRGTVVAVGAGKLDDDGDRIPMDVKVGDVVIYGKYGGNEVKVDGEDYLLMRDSDIYAIVEE
- the groL gene encoding chaperonin GroEL (60 kDa chaperone family; promotes refolding of misfolded polypeptides especially under stressful conditions; forms two stacked rings of heptamers to form a barrel-shaped 14mer; ends can be capped by GroES; misfolded proteins enter the barrel where they are refolded when GroES binds): MAKQIAFNAEARAKLAKGVNTLADAVTVTMGPKGRYVALQRSYGAPTITNDGVSVAKEIELQDNIENMGAQLVKEVATKTNDIVGDGTTTATLLAQVIVNQGLRNVTAGANPLAIRRGIDKAVNAVVEHMKKEAKPVSTKEQIASVGTISAGDATVGNKIAEAMEVVGKDGVITVEESQTFGIDIDAVEGMQFDKGYISPYFATDNERMVADFKDPYILVTDQKVSNIQDILPLLEGVMKSGKALLIIAEDVDGEALATLILNKLRGTLNVVAVKAPGYGDRRKRMLEDIAIVTGAEPAMSDLGIKLDAVTIDMLGRAKSVKVTKDNTTIVDGAGEKAKIDERIEQIKGEIENTKSDFDREKLQERMAKLSGGVAVIKVGAATESEMKEIKHRIEDALQATRAAVEEGIVAGGGVAFMDALPALDELKVCDADEKIGVEIVKKALTAPVATIASNAGYEGQVIVEKVKNMEAGHGLDSASGQWGDMIEMGVLDPVKVTRTTLQNAASIAGLILITEATVTDVPKDTTIEDAIAAAAAQGGQGGGMY
- a CDS encoding trypsin-like peptidase domain-containing protein, whose amino-acid sequence is MKRTNTGVEGALMTSRRKMLGFAGTFAAAALSLGLAVGVPALAANANSSANDDAAATATTGGTGSATNTDTDSVSLAQDVAAKASPSVGTVTAAISTPETQGMAMGSCVLIDDQGNILTNYHVIEGSTQIQVNLNGADYDATVVGSDPSSDLAVLNITPDENTPAPIEVGSSSNLALGEWVMTIGAPKGESQSVSQGIVSGLSRTASYELGTAEAIYTGLIQTDAMINEGSSGGALVNADGALVGITTLSATTSGDWAGMSYAIPSDYAMSVAQQIIEDGSVEHPFVGVTLGDVTPYNYQATGSDAYWGAYIGEVVSGSPAEEAGLQSGDIITAIDGDDVSSADAAIIAVRSHAIGDTVTFTVNRNGKSVDVDVTLGSDSESTTGSESEAAAEDTGSNGGGFSFFGGNDGSNGGSNGSGGDTWGWGWGGNGSNGGSWGFWSNPGSGYGSGSGYGSGYGYDNGYSEGSYGYGYGYGDSGLPASERTSA
- a CDS encoding ammonium transporter, which encodes MSAGDTAFIIICAFLVFVMTLGIAFFYGGMVRRKNVGNTMLMCTSVAGLISVLWVAVGYSLAFGSGFATTDAAGESVANPILGGLDRLFLSGITIDTAWGTIPEFVFALFQCMFALITIAIISGGIVERMRFSRFLIFIACWLLLVYAPLAHMVWGGGWIATTLGAYDFAGGDVVHISSGVTALVLALVIGPRKGNGKLTYQPHNIPFVLLGTLFLWFGWFGFNPGSALAANGQAGLAFATTNTAAATAMLAWMSVERLCTGKVTLLGACSGAVAGLVAITPGAGYVDVWASVVMGAIVGVVCYFAVSKLKKHFGYDDALDAFGVHGIGGMCGTVLTGIFANPANYSDLTGLLYGNPMQVVAQLESVLFVIVFAGVMAFAIAKVIQLVGGPLRVTERQEAVGLDVSEHGEPAYPAFSGMDLN